The DNA region ATTCTTTATTTCCGATCCCTGGATTTAGATATGTGAGCGGAAGATTCAGTACGGATATCGGAAGCAAGAACATGAATCTGGAAATTCTGTTTAAGAATGCGAAGGCAGAATCTTCCGGAGGTTTATATTCGGAATTTTCCCAATTTTTTCCTAAGAAGGGAAAAATTTCCGGTCGTGCCGTTCTGGAATCAGATGGAACCAATTTAAAGGTCGAAGGTAAAACAGAATTTTCTAATGTAAAAGGGATCGTTTTGCAGGAACTTCCATTACAAACCGAAGTTTGGGAATGGAAAGATATAGATCTGGAACATGAATGGACCCGCGATCAAAAAGGAGATGTCTTTACCGAGGAACATAAAGTATTCTCCGGAGAAGATAAACTCACTCTCCTCAAATCTAAAAATGAGAAAGGACTGAAGTCCTGGGATTTAAGTCTCACCGTCCAAGACTTGGATGATATCCGTAATTTTCTGCCCGTATCTTCCGATCTGAAAACTTTGGGTGGAAGTCTGGATCTACATTGGAAGGGATCCGAAACCGGAAGTTACGGAGATTGGATGAAGTCGGAAGCTAAATTCTCTCTCCAAGATTTTATATGGAAGGATCCTTATTTGGATCTGGAGATCAAAGATGCAGAACTTGGCTGGAATGTTTCCGGAGTTTTGGAAGCAAAACTCAAAGGAAAACAATTCGGTCTTCCTTGGTCTGCAAATCTAAAAGGAAAAACAGGATACAGAAAGGGAGTGAAGGGAGATGGGACTTCCTACTTTCCTCTGCAAGGAGAATATAATCTGGAGTTAGAGACAGACTCAATCGTTCTTTCTAACTTTTTTCCTCTATATAGTTCCGTTCGCCAATGGATCAGAGAAGATATCCATACCAGGATGGAGAAGTTAATCCCTGAAATTAATTTTACCAGAACTCCTATTTATAAGTATTTTTTAGAAAATCCAACTGGTAGCCTCAAACTGACTTCTAAGGAAGTAAAATGGGATCTTGGACTTCCAAGCATGGGTAAGTTGGATGTTGGTTTAAAATTTGCACCTTCTCAATCTAGACTGGATGCAAGTATTGCCGGTTCCGGAACTGCCAAATTGAATTCTTATTTTACCTACGGCACCGATAACCCTTATTTCGGGATAGATTTCGAGACAATCAATTTGGCCTGGGGAGTTCCTAGTTTTTCTTTCTGCGGTGGAGATTTGATCCCTGAAAGTCTGGATTCAGACGGTAATATACGATTTAACGGAAATAATTTCCTAGACATTCATGATAGAATGTACGTCACCATAGATAAGGTGAAACTTTCGAATACGATCTGGAAAGGAAAGGGTGAATTTCCAGTGCCTGTTCCTCCTAAGTTCGAAATGGGATTCGATTATTGGAATCCGGGTAGCCCTCCTAAAAGAAATGTTTATTGGAAGGGAGGAAACGTAAGTGCCACTGCGAATTCTTATATTGATTCCGATTCAGTTAAATATTTTGTGACTGGAAATACTTACTCACTTTCCAGCGAATCTAATTCTGCGGCGCCGATCTCAGCGTTTGCATTTAAGATAAAAGAGAATGGCGCGGGTTGTATTAAAGAGTAGTTGTTGGTTTCTCTTTCAAGAATTGAAGAATAGCTCTACTCGCGTTTTTAGAACTATGTTCTTCGCCTAAAGATTCTTTCACTGACCGGATCTCTTCTATCATCTGATTCCTGTACTTTTTGTTTTTCAGGATGGCCATTGTTTCTCTCACTGTTTCTTCCGGAGTACATTCTGCCTGAATGAGTTCCTTCACTGTTTCTCTTCCACTCAGGATATTGACGAGTCCGATGAATGGTGTACGGATCAGAAGTGCTGAAATAAAATAGCTGAGTAAGCTGACCTTGTATAAGATCACCATCGGTTTTTCGAAATATACAACTTCTAAAGTAGCAGTTCCGGAAGTTACTAAAACAATATCAGAAGCTTCTATACATCTCAAAGAACGATCGAATAAATATTCGATCTTGATACCAGGATGAGATTCTTCCGTTGCCTTAATTTTAGTTTGGATGAACTCTTCTTCTTTTAGGTTGATGTTCGGAATTAAGAAGCGGACATGTTTTTTTTCTGCCTCCGCTTCCTGGTGGATAAGTGCTGCGGATTGGAGTAATGTATCCAACATTCTGTGGATCTCTCCCGAGCGAGACCCTGGCATAAGAGTAATCGTTTGCAGATGAGCTAATTGTTTTTCATCTACCGGAATGGGAGCTTCTTTTCGGATCTTCTCCTTAATCCTTTGAGCGATCGGATGTCCTACAAATACGGAACGGACTCCGTAATCGTCGTATATCTTCTTTTCGAATGGAAACAATACTAACATCAGATCTATAGTTTCTTTGATCTTATAAATTCTTCCGAAATTCCAAGCCCAAAGTTGAGGAGAAACATAGAAGATCACTTTGATCCCTAATTCTTTGAGCCTGGCTGCTAGTCTAAGATTAAAACCGGGATAATCGACTAGGATTGCATGTGTGCAAGATCGCGCCACGGCTTCTTCTACCAATCGATCCATAAGGGCTTTTAGGAATTTGTATTTGAATAGTACTGCAGTGAAACCGATTACGGAAAGTTCTTCCATATCTTCTATGGAATCGAAACCTTCTTCTAACATTCTTGGGCCGCCTATCCCGAAAAATGTAAGGTCTGGATCATGCTTTTTAAGTTCCTTTAATACTTCTGCGCCTAGTAGATCTCCGGAATGTTCTCCGGCTAATATCATAAATACGGGAGAAGAAGGTACGGAAAGATTTTCCGTCCTAATTTTGTCTCCGGCCTTCTTAGGCTTTAGGGAGCTTTTTTTGGGTAGAGTTAATTTTCGAGACGTTGCCACGGCCGATGCTCAAGATATGGATTTTCAATTTTTCTGCAAGGTTAATAAATTCGGAAGGATTTACAATTATAGTCTCTCCTTCTCGAACGGCGAGTATATCGCAGTTATTCTCGCTCATTACTTTTAGGGTTTCTATTCCGACCGTAGGTAGATCGAATCTTGGGTCTTGGCTTGGTTTGGAACTTTTGCAAACTACTGCCTTTCTTTTTTTGGCAAAACTTCCGCCTCTTTTAATGGCCTGGTCTGTTCCTTCTACAGCTTCTACCGCTAATACCGATTTATCCACCACTACTACTGCTTGGCCTATGTCCAGGTGAGCGATCTTCTCCGCGTATTCCATTCCGAAGATCACATCTTCTATCTGTTTTTTGTCCAAGGATCTTTTAGTATAACGCCCTTCCGGAAGTAATAATGACTTCAGATAGGTTTTTTGGGAAATGATATGAATCCCTTGTTTTTCGAAATCTTCTGCCACTGTTTTGAAAATAGAATAGTCGTGGCGATTCACCATTCTCGCGAGTAGGGCGAGGGCTTTTAAGTCGAAGTTCAGACTTTTGAAGATAATCTCTTTTTTAACTTTTCCTAATAGAAGAAGTCTATCTATCTGATTGGCTTTGCACGATT from Leptospira selangorensis includes:
- a CDS encoding LpxI family protein: MGRLGILAGGGNLPQIGMREALAAGEDPFFLSIAESDFTPGNYPDRVIPIRIVKIGGLLKSCKANQIDRLLLLGKVKKEIIFKSLNFDLKALALLARMVNRHDYSIFKTVAEDFEKQGIHIISQKTYLKSLLLPEGRYTKRSLDKKQIEDVIFGMEYAEKIAHLDIGQAVVVVDKSVLAVEAVEGTDQAIKRGGSFAKKRKAVVCKSSKPSQDPRFDLPTVGIETLKVMSENNCDILAVREGETIIVNPSEFINLAEKLKIHILSIGRGNVSKINSTQKKLPKA
- the lpxB gene encoding lipid-A-disaccharide synthase — its product is MATSRKLTLPKKSSLKPKKAGDKIRTENLSVPSSPVFMILAGEHSGDLLGAEVLKELKKHDPDLTFFGIGGPRMLEEGFDSIEDMEELSVIGFTAVLFKYKFLKALMDRLVEEAVARSCTHAILVDYPGFNLRLAARLKELGIKVIFYVSPQLWAWNFGRIYKIKETIDLMLVLFPFEKKIYDDYGVRSVFVGHPIAQRIKEKIRKEAPIPVDEKQLAHLQTITLMPGSRSGEIHRMLDTLLQSAALIHQEAEAEKKHVRFLIPNINLKEEEFIQTKIKATEESHPGIKIEYLFDRSLRCIEASDIVLVTSGTATLEVVYFEKPMVILYKVSLLSYFISALLIRTPFIGLVNILSGRETVKELIQAECTPEETVRETMAILKNKKYRNQMIEEIRSVKESLGEEHSSKNASRAILQFLKEKPTTTL
- a CDS encoding LIC_12586 family protein — encoded protein: MSVGSGRGITEISGKPSTEGNLGENQPGSPTVIYLTIPLPKNPFFKKDSVTFQIAVPAKLYQFISSSFQKIQTIAEKPSFRKISIALIVVFLLLAAAKETAEWYFVRRVLDLRGVKELTRGFINEELDRAVTLGVVEYEFPNHVFIEDLKISSDEDFASQRMIFKANKIELLLRGLWKGQPSVRAIRVRNAQLSIDLEDKISGEILSYIHKINIPEIRLEDTTVTVYKGGKVLLENVKGIDFDIRKEDTKINVQISDSLFPIPGFRYVSGRFSTDIGSKNMNLEILFKNAKAESSGGLYSEFSQFFPKKGKISGRAVLESDGTNLKVEGKTEFSNVKGIVLQELPLQTEVWEWKDIDLEHEWTRDQKGDVFTEEHKVFSGEDKLTLLKSKNEKGLKSWDLSLTVQDLDDIRNFLPVSSDLKTLGGSLDLHWKGSETGSYGDWMKSEAKFSLQDFIWKDPYLDLEIKDAELGWNVSGVLEAKLKGKQFGLPWSANLKGKTGYRKGVKGDGTSYFPLQGEYNLELETDSIVLSNFFPLYSSVRQWIREDIHTRMEKLIPEINFTRTPIYKYFLENPTGSLKLTSKEVKWDLGLPSMGKLDVGLKFAPSQSRLDASIAGSGTAKLNSYFTYGTDNPYFGIDFETINLAWGVPSFSFCGGDLIPESLDSDGNIRFNGNNFLDIHDRMYVTIDKVKLSNTIWKGKGEFPVPVPPKFEMGFDYWNPGSPPKRNVYWKGGNVSATANSYIDSDSVKYFVTGNTYSLSSESNSAAPISAFAFKIKENGAGCIKE